In one Saccharibacillus brassicae genomic region, the following are encoded:
- a CDS encoding TetR/AcrR family transcriptional regulator produces the protein MSRPREFDADTALHQCMEVFWEKGFHATSYEDLTRSTQVKKQSLYGAFKNKRQLFLQSLRMYRQQVLEELERRVASAKTPAAKLEAICEATMQESGEKARRGCLIINSSLEFGDADEEVAQEVRTMLIRLEEMIEQVVRSGQEQGTITRQIGSRALAAHLNNALGGAKIMEKSGASREEIAAVLHTAVALMRTI, from the coding sequence ATGAGCAGACCTAGAGAGTTTGACGCCGACACCGCGCTTCACCAATGTATGGAGGTTTTCTGGGAAAAAGGCTTCCATGCCACTTCCTACGAAGACCTGACCCGCAGCACGCAGGTGAAGAAGCAGAGTCTGTACGGCGCGTTCAAGAACAAACGGCAGTTGTTTCTGCAATCGCTGCGCATGTACCGGCAGCAAGTCCTGGAAGAATTGGAACGCCGCGTCGCTTCGGCGAAGACGCCCGCCGCGAAGCTGGAAGCGATCTGCGAGGCGACGATGCAGGAGAGCGGGGAGAAAGCCAGGCGAGGCTGCCTGATCATCAATTCGTCGCTGGAATTCGGCGATGCCGACGAGGAAGTCGCGCAGGAAGTGCGCACCATGCTGATCCGGTTAGAAGAGATGATCGAACAGGTCGTCCGAAGCGGACAGGAACAAGGAACGATCACGCGGCAGATCGGCAGCCGGGCTCTGGCCGCCCATCTGAACAATGCGCTCGGCGGAGCGAAGATCATGGAGAAATCCGGCGCTTCCCGGGAAGAGATCGCGGCCGTGCTGCATACGGCGGTCGCATTGATGAGAACGATTTAA
- the flgB gene encoding flagellar basal body rod protein FlgB, with the protein MIQSSNSKLHQSLLQALNARHEVTVNNIANADTPHYKRKTVQFEDALRRAVEGEQGKELDLKRTHARHITLRAPGEALVPYRVVQDANAKMNNNNNSVDIDKEMATLSENQLMYNYVSDRVSGHYKKYKELLQNLK; encoded by the coding sequence ATGATCCAATCAAGCAATTCCAAGCTGCACCAGTCGCTGCTTCAGGCCCTGAACGCGCGGCACGAAGTTACGGTCAACAATATCGCCAACGCCGACACGCCGCATTACAAAAGAAAGACGGTGCAGTTCGAAGACGCGCTTCGGCGCGCGGTCGAAGGCGAGCAGGGCAAAGAACTGGATCTCAAGCGCACGCATGCTCGGCATATCACGCTTCGGGCTCCCGGCGAGGCGCTCGTGCCTTACCGGGTCGTCCAGGACGCGAACGCCAAGATGAACAATAACAACAACAGCGTCGACATCGACAAGGAAATGGCGACGCTGTCGGAGAACCAACTGATGTACAATTACGTCTCCGACCGGGTCAGCGGGCATTACAAGAAGTACAAAGAGCTGCTTCAGAACCTGAAGTAA
- a CDS encoding response regulator transcription factor, whose product MRILVIEDEEALSDFVVLELRHEGYEAVPVYEGREGLETALNGEWDLVLLDLMLPGLSGIEVCRRLKAAKDTPVIMITARGGVMDRVTGLDTGADDYMPKPFAIEELLARIRVIRRRQEKAGASAPMTLTFKDVELNIESRMARQGDRWIELTKKEYELLFTFMKNVGRVLPRDLLVERIWGHDVGIETNIVDVYVRHVRNKLDTGGDIETYIRTVRGIGYVMRHENE is encoded by the coding sequence ATGCGCATTTTGGTCATAGAAGACGAAGAAGCCCTGTCCGATTTCGTCGTGCTGGAGCTTAGGCATGAAGGGTACGAAGCCGTGCCTGTGTACGAAGGGCGGGAAGGGCTGGAAACGGCGCTAAACGGAGAGTGGGATCTGGTGCTGCTCGACCTGATGCTGCCGGGTCTGAGCGGAATCGAAGTGTGCAGACGCCTCAAAGCGGCCAAAGACACGCCGGTGATCATGATCACGGCCCGGGGCGGCGTCATGGACCGGGTGACGGGACTCGATACGGGCGCCGACGATTACATGCCCAAGCCGTTCGCGATCGAGGAACTGCTGGCCCGGATCCGGGTCATTCGCAGGCGGCAGGAGAAAGCGGGCGCTTCCGCCCCGATGACGCTGACGTTCAAAGACGTGGAACTGAATATCGAGTCGCGCATGGCCAGGCAGGGCGACCGCTGGATCGAGTTGACCAAAAAAGAATACGAGCTGCTGTTTACGTTCATGAAAAACGTCGGCCGGGTGCTGCCGCGCGACCTGCTGGTGGAGCGGATCTGGGGACACGACGTCGGCATCGAGACGAATATCGTCGACGTGTATGTCCGGCACGTACGCAACAAGCTGGATACCGGCGGCGATATCGAGACGTATATCCGGACCGTCCGGGGAATCGGCTATGTCATGCGGCACGAGAACGAGTAG
- a CDS encoding DUF4334 domain-containing protein yields the protein MTSARERLNRMRSEGASQEEAFALFDSLEAADSPGMLDLWRGSEIATGHPLEGLLTVSGWYGKQFDSAEHVHPLVFQKKNGDLYAVNPIWIPMNLPFDKIPRGPIRPAMTLARPFVRTRKSAARLRQIEYRGTVSAAMVYDHKDIIDVFRKVDEDTRFAVMDVKSLNSDKSYFFVLERMRGKAFRP from the coding sequence ATGACTTCGGCAAGAGAAAGATTGAACCGGATGCGCAGCGAAGGCGCGTCGCAGGAAGAAGCGTTTGCGCTGTTCGACAGCCTGGAAGCGGCCGACTCGCCCGGCATGCTGGATTTGTGGAGAGGCAGCGAGATCGCGACCGGTCATCCGCTCGAAGGGCTGCTGACGGTATCGGGCTGGTACGGCAAACAGTTCGATAGCGCCGAGCACGTCCACCCGCTTGTTTTTCAGAAAAAGAACGGCGATCTGTACGCAGTCAATCCGATCTGGATTCCGATGAACCTGCCGTTCGACAAAATCCCGCGCGGTCCGATCCGTCCGGCGATGACGCTTGCCCGCCCGTTCGTTCGAACGCGCAAAAGCGCCGCCCGGCTGCGGCAGATCGAATACCGGGGAACCGTCAGCGCCGCGATGGTCTACGACCATAAAGACATCATCGACGTGTTCCGCAAAGTGGACGAAGATACGCGGTTCGCCGTCATGGACGTCAAAAGCCTGAATAGCGACAAAAGTTACTTTTTCGTGCTGGAACGTATGCGGGGCAAAGCTTTTCGTCCGTGA
- a CDS encoding cold-shock protein, which translates to MQTGTVKWFNADKGFGFIEIEGGNDVFVHFSAIQDEGFKTLDEGQRVEFNVVQGSRGPQAENVVKL; encoded by the coding sequence ATGCAAACAGGTACAGTAAAATGGTTCAACGCGGATAAAGGATTTGGCTTCATCGAAATCGAAGGCGGCAACGACGTATTCGTTCACTTCTCCGCAATCCAAGACGAAGGTTTCAAAACCCTCGACGAAGGTCAACGCGTAGAATTCAACGTTGTTCAAGGCAGCCGTGGACCACAAGCGGAAAATGTTGTAAAACTGTAA
- a CDS encoding HAMP domain-containing sensor histidine kinase — protein sequence MRTKLKLKWKLTLWGAFHLILLFLFYNLIQFSVLQSWVHNHEKDIIRKNMEEVAAYLEMIEPGGKLADSRDFLAVLNERYQMIRIVDESGTPVVSVSDQMPANGVPAVYGTSETLESVATEGNTLLLYRKPIRFGSAALSVEIVRNPENFESLLHLIASLLVVTAFVSIALSLVGGRLLSYQLLSPINEMIRTMKGIREKGLKERVQIGDPRDELTELSTMFNELMDNLSQSFDQQQRFIEDASHELKTPLSIIHGHLSLIKRWGKDDPAVLERSIQLSLNETNRMIQMVSELLVLTRIDEDASALGSGPEQIRVKPAIEEIVENFQTVHRSFEIRARLKLAEEASLPIRKSHLQQILIIVLDNAIKYAGDVKRIEVTAAIEDGQLYLAVKDYGTGIPADELPLVTNRFYRVDKSRSRKQGGNGLGLAIARRLLDLYGGELKLGSLYGEWTEVVIRIPARGEQT from the coding sequence GTGCGGACCAAGTTGAAACTCAAATGGAAACTTACGCTGTGGGGCGCTTTTCACCTGATTCTGCTGTTCCTGTTCTATAACCTGATCCAGTTCTCCGTGCTGCAGAGCTGGGTACACAACCATGAGAAAGACATTATTCGCAAAAACATGGAAGAAGTCGCCGCGTACCTCGAAATGATCGAGCCGGGCGGGAAGCTTGCGGACAGCCGGGATTTTCTCGCGGTCCTGAACGAGCGCTACCAGATGATCCGCATCGTGGACGAATCCGGCACGCCGGTCGTGTCCGTCTCGGATCAGATGCCCGCAAACGGAGTGCCTGCGGTGTATGGCACTTCGGAAACCCTGGAGAGCGTAGCGACCGAAGGGAATACGCTGCTGCTCTACCGCAAGCCGATCCGATTCGGATCCGCGGCGCTGTCGGTCGAGATCGTGCGCAACCCGGAAAATTTCGAGAGCCTGCTGCACCTGATCGCGAGCCTGCTCGTCGTGACCGCTTTTGTCTCGATCGCGCTCAGCCTCGTCGGCGGCCGCCTGTTGTCCTATCAACTGCTCAGCCCGATCAACGAGATGATCCGTACAATGAAGGGTATTCGGGAAAAAGGACTCAAAGAACGCGTGCAGATCGGCGATCCGCGCGACGAATTGACGGAATTGTCGACGATGTTCAACGAACTGATGGACAATCTGTCCCAGTCGTTCGACCAGCAGCAGCGGTTCATCGAAGACGCTTCGCACGAATTGAAGACGCCGCTGTCGATCATCCACGGCCATCTGTCGCTGATCAAGCGGTGGGGCAAAGACGATCCCGCCGTGCTGGAGCGTTCGATCCAGCTCAGCTTGAACGAGACGAACCGGATGATCCAGATGGTATCGGAACTGCTTGTGTTGACCCGGATCGACGAAGACGCTTCGGCGCTCGGCAGCGGGCCGGAACAGATCCGGGTCAAGCCGGCGATCGAAGAGATCGTCGAGAATTTCCAGACCGTGCATCGATCATTCGAGATTCGCGCGCGGCTTAAACTGGCCGAAGAAGCCTCGCTGCCGATCCGCAAAAGCCATCTGCAGCAAATCCTGATCATCGTGCTCGATAACGCGATCAAGTATGCCGGAGACGTCAAACGGATCGAAGTGACGGCGGCGATCGAAGACGGGCAGCTGTACCTTGCGGTCAAAGACTACGGCACCGGCATTCCCGCAGACGAGCTGCCGCTGGTGACGAACCGGTTCTACCGGGTCGACAAATCGCGCAGCCGCAAGCAGGGCGGGAACGGACTGGGGCTCGCGATCGCCAGGCGGCTGCTGGATCTGTACGGCGGAGAGCTCAAGCTCGGCAGTCTATACGGGGAATGGACGGAAGTCGTGATCCGGATTCCCGCGAGAGGAGAACAGACATGA
- a CDS encoding YitT family protein: protein MKRTVGDIAIIALGAFAFALGINVFVIPHELGEGGVVGITIILYYLLDWSPGWSSLILNLALLGIGCRLLPKKTVGYTVIAVALHSLFLHLTTGWQVASDDLMVNALFGGAIIGLGIGLILRVEGTTAGTVIIARLMHKFWGWKISYALLLCDVLVAASSYFIIGAEKLMYTIVMLVVATKIIDLVTTGLNPQKSVTIISRQKDEIARQVSTLMDRGVTVLSGQGYYTQNAVDILYIVVSKKELPLLTTIVKAADREAFLTIHSVQDVFGKGFVDLQKS, encoded by the coding sequence ATGAAAAGAACGGTTGGGGACATTGCCATCATCGCGCTCGGCGCGTTTGCTTTTGCGCTCGGGATCAACGTATTCGTTATCCCCCACGAACTGGGCGAAGGCGGCGTGGTCGGGATCACCATCATTCTATATTACTTACTGGACTGGTCGCCGGGCTGGAGCAGCCTGATTCTGAACCTGGCGCTGCTCGGCATCGGCTGCCGGCTGCTGCCCAAGAAGACGGTCGGGTATACCGTAATCGCCGTGGCGCTGCATTCGCTGTTCTTGCACCTGACGACCGGCTGGCAGGTGGCGTCGGACGACCTGATGGTCAACGCCCTGTTCGGGGGCGCGATCATCGGGCTCGGGATCGGGCTGATCCTGCGCGTGGAAGGGACGACGGCGGGCACGGTCATCATCGCCCGGCTGATGCACAAGTTCTGGGGCTGGAAGATCAGCTACGCGCTGCTGCTCTGCGACGTGCTGGTCGCGGCTTCGTCGTATTTCATCATCGGTGCGGAGAAGCTTATGTACACGATCGTCATGCTGGTCGTCGCGACCAAGATCATCGATCTCGTGACGACCGGGCTGAATCCGCAAAAGTCCGTTACGATCATCTCCCGGCAAAAAGACGAGATTGCCCGGCAGGTCAGCACGCTCATGGACCGCGGCGTCACGGTCCTGAGCGGCCAAGGGTATTACACGCAAAATGCGGTGGACATCCTCTACATCGTCGTGAGCAAAAAAGAACTGCCGCTGCTCACAACGATCGTCAAAGCGGCGGACCGCGAAGCGTTTCTGACGATCCACAGCGTGCAGGACGTGTTCGGCAAAGGGTTCGTCGATTTGCAGAAGTCGTAA
- a CDS encoding GntR family transcriptional regulator, with translation MYIELRARLRQGLYKVGDKLPSEKELMKQFDVSRITSKKALDMLVQEGYIVRQPGRGSFVIRADEEPTRPDPAGEPLDPREQAAARRRPANKQIVIGLILEDFSDSYGKEMLAEMERTAQRLNVYLMIRLSFSQPTIEENAIRSLREYGVDGLIIYPTRGQSFSSEILRLVIDRFPHVLVDRYFKGTESASISTDNIEAARTGMNHLLDLGHRHIGLLASKVTDNVAIEERIEGFVRAHAERGVVLDRSYWLTDLAWNAETEAEELQHVRGNVELIRRMVEQHPQMTAIFAMQYELALFAKEALDHAGIRIPEQISLICFDSPQASAALYPFTHLQQDQHSLGRLAVENVLKLIAGDTLPGRISLTAELIDGLSTAPAPNVGSNAGGNRNT, from the coding sequence ATGTATATCGAACTTCGGGCACGTCTGCGGCAGGGCCTCTACAAAGTGGGCGACAAGCTGCCGTCGGAGAAAGAACTGATGAAACAGTTCGACGTCAGCCGCATCACTTCGAAAAAGGCGCTCGATATGCTGGTACAGGAAGGATATATCGTTCGCCAGCCCGGCCGGGGTTCGTTTGTCATCCGCGCGGATGAAGAGCCGACCCGACCCGACCCGGCAGGCGAGCCGCTTGATCCGCGGGAACAGGCCGCAGCCCGGCGGCGCCCGGCCAACAAGCAGATCGTAATCGGCTTGATCCTCGAAGATTTCAGCGACAGCTACGGCAAAGAGATGCTGGCCGAGATGGAGCGGACCGCCCAGCGGCTGAACGTCTATCTGATGATCCGCCTGTCGTTTTCGCAGCCGACGATCGAAGAAAACGCGATTCGCAGCCTGCGCGAATACGGAGTGGACGGACTGATTATCTATCCGACGCGCGGGCAAAGCTTCAGCTCGGAAATTTTGCGGCTGGTGATCGACCGCTTCCCTCACGTGCTCGTCGACCGCTATTTCAAAGGGACGGAATCGGCTTCGATCAGCACGGACAACATAGAGGCGGCGCGGACCGGCATGAACCATCTGCTGGATCTGGGACATCGCCATATCGGGCTGCTCGCTTCCAAAGTGACGGACAACGTGGCGATCGAAGAGCGGATCGAAGGATTCGTGCGGGCGCATGCCGAGCGCGGCGTCGTGCTGGATCGCAGCTACTGGCTGACCGATCTCGCCTGGAACGCGGAGACGGAAGCGGAAGAACTGCAGCACGTTCGCGGCAACGTGGAGCTGATCCGGCGCATGGTGGAGCAGCATCCGCAGATGACGGCTATTTTCGCGATGCAGTACGAACTTGCGCTGTTCGCCAAAGAAGCGCTGGATCATGCGGGTATCCGGATTCCGGAACAAATCTCGCTGATTTGTTTCGACAGCCCGCAGGCAAGCGCAGCTTTGTATCCGTTTACACATCTGCAGCAGGATCAGCATTCGCTCGGCCGCCTCGCCGTGGAAAACGTTCTGAAACTGATCGCCGGCGACACGCTGCCCGGCCGTATCTCGCTGACGGCCGAACTGATCGACGGTCTGTCCACCGCGCCGGCTCCGAACGTCGGATCGAACGCGGGAGGCAATCGGAACACTTGA
- a CDS encoding LysR family transcriptional regulator: MELLQLEYFRVVARLEHMTEAARALHVTQSSLSKTIRRLEEDLGVPLFDRTGRRLRLNESGRLFMRRAEQALFELEQARQEVRDLSARSDETLKLAVTAGSRLPDILKAFRGSRPGVQFYVQMQTTREMTESLARNEVDFALSSPPVREDGIVCRIVHNDPLILAVPAEHRLAGQDRVGLAQLQGESFVGVKKGYGTRDLVDTVCDSLGVALDYVYEGDEPTRLLALVEAGIGLAILPETARGRYESVSYLHLEEAQLSREIALLWKEGRYLSSAAQQFRSVVLHHFGHESL; the protein is encoded by the coding sequence ATGGAACTTTTGCAGTTGGAGTATTTTAGGGTCGTTGCGCGGCTGGAACATATGACCGAAGCGGCTCGTGCCCTTCATGTGACGCAGTCTTCGCTGAGCAAAACGATCCGGCGCCTGGAAGAAGACCTCGGCGTACCGCTGTTCGACCGGACAGGCCGGCGCCTGCGCCTGAACGAATCCGGGAGGCTGTTCATGCGCCGGGCGGAGCAAGCTTTGTTCGAGCTGGAGCAGGCCCGGCAGGAAGTACGCGATTTGTCCGCCCGGTCCGACGAGACGCTCAAACTTGCGGTCACGGCGGGAAGCCGACTTCCCGACATTCTCAAAGCGTTTCGCGGCAGCCGGCCCGGTGTCCAGTTTTACGTGCAAATGCAGACGACGCGGGAGATGACAGAGTCTTTGGCGCGAAACGAAGTGGATTTTGCATTATCCTCGCCGCCCGTGCGGGAAGACGGGATTGTATGCCGCATCGTGCATAACGACCCGCTTATTTTGGCCGTGCCTGCCGAACATCGTCTGGCCGGTCAGGATAGAGTCGGCTTGGCGCAGCTGCAGGGAGAATCTTTTGTCGGTGTAAAAAAGGGCTACGGAACGAGGGATCTGGTGGACACGGTCTGCGATTCCCTGGGCGTTGCGCTCGATTATGTCTATGAAGGCGATGAACCGACCCGGCTGCTGGCGCTCGTCGAGGCAGGCATCGGCCTGGCGATCCTGCCGGAAACGGCGCGCGGCCGCTACGAGTCGGTGAGCTATCTGCACTTGGAAGAAGCGCAGTTATCGAGGGAAATTGCGCTGTTATGGAAAGAAGGGCGTTACCTGTCGAGTGCGGCGCAGCAATTCCGCTCCGTCGTGCTGCATCATTTCGGACACGAATCTCTGTAA
- a CDS encoding NADH:flavin oxidoreductase, giving the protein MTQNPSVQSLFQPFQGGGLSLSNRIVMAPMTRQFSPEGVPGEDVAAYYRRRAENQVGLIVTEGTVIDHADASNQKNVPHFYGEAALAGWRKVVEDVHAAGGRIIPQIWHMGARGQVGEYTESEIEELVRQFALSAAAAKQLGFDGIELHGAHEYLIDQFFWAKTNPRTDRYGGGMVERTRFAVEVIEACREAVGPDFPIVFRFSQWKGSDYTAKLAQTPEELEAFLKPLSAAGVDVFHCSTRRFWQPEFEGSDLNLAGWTKKLTGKPTITVGSVGLDGEFLSLFKEGKGAGVSGIDDLLKRLENGEFDLVAIGRALLADPAWASKVEGGHQDELVAFSPTALQTLN; this is encoded by the coding sequence ATGACCCAGAATCCATCCGTTCAATCGTTGTTTCAACCGTTTCAAGGCGGAGGTCTATCGCTGTCCAACCGGATCGTGATGGCGCCGATGACCCGCCAATTTTCGCCGGAAGGCGTACCGGGCGAAGACGTCGCCGCCTATTACCGCCGCAGAGCCGAGAACCAGGTCGGCCTGATCGTCACGGAAGGCACGGTCATCGACCATGCCGACGCTTCGAACCAGAAGAACGTGCCGCATTTTTACGGCGAAGCGGCCCTGGCCGGCTGGCGCAAAGTCGTGGAAGACGTGCATGCGGCCGGCGGCAGGATCATTCCGCAGATCTGGCATATGGGCGCCCGCGGCCAGGTCGGTGAATACACCGAGTCGGAGATCGAAGAACTCGTGCGCCAGTTCGCCCTGTCGGCCGCGGCCGCCAAACAACTCGGCTTCGACGGGATCGAGCTGCACGGCGCGCACGAATACCTGATCGACCAATTCTTCTGGGCCAAAACGAATCCGCGTACCGATCGTTACGGCGGCGGCATGGTGGAACGGACCCGCTTTGCGGTCGAAGTGATCGAAGCGTGCCGCGAAGCCGTCGGCCCGGACTTCCCGATCGTGTTCCGCTTCTCGCAGTGGAAAGGAAGCGATTATACGGCGAAGCTTGCGCAGACGCCGGAAGAACTGGAAGCTTTCCTCAAGCCGCTGAGCGCGGCGGGCGTCGACGTGTTCCACTGCTCCACGCGCCGCTTCTGGCAGCCGGAGTTCGAAGGTTCCGACCTGAACCTGGCCGGCTGGACCAAGAAGCTGACCGGCAAACCGACGATCACCGTCGGATCGGTCGGACTGGACGGCGAATTCCTGAGCCTGTTCAAGGAAGGCAAAGGCGCCGGCGTCAGCGGCATCGACGATCTGCTGAAGCGTCTGGAGAACGGCGAATTCGATCTGGTCGCGATCGGGCGCGCGCTGCTCGCCGATCCGGCCTGGGCGAGCAAAGTCGAGGGCGGACACCAAGATGAGCTGGTCGCGTTCTCGCCGACCGCTTTGCAGACGCTGAACTGA
- a CDS encoding cupin domain-containing protein, translating into MHQQALQAFQEYREDRFTKKIVFKEQDHVVFVLNFAPGQTLPAHNHPGATVYLTVLEGRGFMIADDRETPVAVGDLVQVAGHESFAYRGGVVNSSLSVVLIRTPGDAYAQEI; encoded by the coding sequence ATGCACCAGCAAGCGCTTCAAGCTTTTCAGGAATACCGGGAAGACCGGTTCACCAAAAAAATCGTCTTCAAAGAACAAGACCATGTCGTCTTCGTGCTGAATTTCGCGCCCGGCCAAACGCTGCCCGCGCACAACCACCCCGGCGCTACCGTCTATCTGACGGTGCTCGAAGGCCGCGGCTTCATGATCGCGGACGATCGGGAGACGCCGGTTGCGGTCGGCGATCTCGTGCAGGTCGCCGGCCACGAATCGTTCGCTTACCGCGGCGGCGTCGTCAACTCCAGCTTGTCGGTCGTGCTGATCCGCACGCCGGGCGACGCTTACGCGCAGGAGATTTGA
- a CDS encoding glycoside hydrolase family 125 protein produces the protein MSEQKNKIIPLSVERLIADVTEKLGTRTKLACMFGNCIRNTLTTTLRPQQDGTVFVITGDIPAMWLRDSAAQVRPYLLLANEDEAISDLVKGVVQRQIRCILHDPYANAFNESANGSGHQDDRTEMTPWIWERKYEIDSLCYPLQLAYLLWQKTGRTDHFDDEFRLACLTILDVWRTEQHHEAESGYRFERLHGPASDTLPHAGRGNPAAVTGMTWSGFRPSDDACEYGYLIPANLFAVVVLDCMQRIASDVYDDAELSRSAAELQAEIRGGVERHGVVDHPEFGPMYAYETDGNGNYNLMDDANVPSLLSLPYFGYGRADDELYVNTRRFVLSEHNPYYYSGTAAQGIGSPHTPPRYIWHISLAMQALTSTDREERERLLLLLENTDADTGFLHEGFHADDPAQYTREWFSWANALFSELVLTYCGYDVPGMQMK, from the coding sequence ATGAGTGAGCAGAAGAACAAAATTATTCCTCTGTCGGTGGAAAGACTTATCGCGGACGTGACCGAAAAGTTGGGAACGCGCACGAAGTTGGCTTGCATGTTCGGGAACTGTATCCGCAACACGCTGACGACGACGCTTCGCCCGCAGCAGGACGGGACCGTATTCGTCATTACCGGCGATATTCCGGCCATGTGGCTGCGGGATTCGGCGGCGCAGGTGAGGCCGTACCTGCTGCTGGCGAACGAAGACGAAGCGATCAGCGATCTCGTGAAAGGGGTGGTGCAGCGGCAGATTCGCTGCATTTTGCATGATCCGTATGCCAATGCGTTTAACGAGAGCGCGAACGGCAGCGGACACCAGGACGATCGGACGGAGATGACGCCGTGGATCTGGGAACGCAAATACGAGATCGACTCGCTCTGTTATCCGCTGCAGCTCGCGTATCTGCTCTGGCAAAAGACGGGACGTACGGACCATTTCGACGACGAATTCCGCCTGGCCTGCCTGACGATTCTGGACGTGTGGCGGACCGAACAGCACCACGAAGCAGAGTCCGGCTATCGCTTCGAACGGCTGCACGGTCCGGCTTCCGATACGCTGCCGCATGCGGGCAGGGGCAATCCCGCTGCCGTGACCGGCATGACCTGGTCGGGTTTTCGCCCGAGCGACGATGCGTGCGAGTACGGGTATCTGATCCCGGCGAACCTGTTTGCCGTCGTCGTGCTCGACTGCATGCAGCGGATTGCAAGCGACGTGTACGACGACGCGGAGCTGAGCCGCTCCGCGGCCGAGCTGCAGGCGGAGATTCGCGGCGGCGTCGAGCGGCACGGCGTCGTGGACCATCCGGAATTCGGCCCGATGTACGCGTACGAGACGGACGGGAACGGGAATTACAACCTGATGGACGACGCCAACGTCCCGAGCCTGCTCTCGCTGCCTTACTTCGGTTACGGCAGGGCGGATGACGAGCTGTATGTCAACACGAGGCGCTTCGTCCTCAGCGAGCATAATCCTTATTATTACAGCGGCACCGCCGCGCAGGGGATCGGCAGCCCGCATACGCCGCCGCGCTACATCTGGCATATATCGCTGGCGATGCAGGCGCTGACTTCCACGGATCGGGAAGAGCGGGAACGATTGCTATTGCTGCTTGAGAACACCGACGCGGACACCGGATTTCTGCACGAAGGCTTTCACGCCGACGACCCTGCCCAATATACCCGCGAATGGTTCTCGTGGGCGAACGCGCTGTTCAGCGAACTGGTCTTGACCTATTGCGGCTACGACGTGCCCGGGATGCAAATGAAATAA